A portion of the Homalodisca vitripennis isolate AUS2020 chromosome 2, UT_GWSS_2.1, whole genome shotgun sequence genome contains these proteins:
- the LOC124354374 gene encoding uncharacterized protein LOC124354374: MLFHLCFFFIAVIQYFALACENLQCQGPQYYRSNCCEGYVCVPRRGISVLVCVNQRERSRVLNFDEVLKTANDYAKKKAKKERMNYEMDTASNIGFQQEDLRRGFLPPKTYGTNHLQNPKIFDNNRFPYNQPINFPNQFQNGFVLNEQHRSLEQPRQQGNSFFPNQRQPHRTYDFVSHSRIRGLPEGQNYFAM, from the exons ATGTTATTTCATTTGTGCTTTTTCTTCATTGCCGTCATACAATATTTTGCTCTCGCTTGTGAGAATTTACAG TGCCAAGGACCCCAGTACTACAGAAGTAACTGCTGTGAGGGTTACGTCTGCGTCCCCAGGCGTGGCATCTCAGTGCTGGTATGTGTCAACCAGAGAGAAAGATCCAGAGTGCTGAACTTTGATGAGGTCCTGAAGACTGCGAATGATTACGCGAAGAAGAAAGCAAAAAAAGAGCGCATGAACTATGAGATGGACACGGCTAGTAATATTGGATTCCAGCAGGAAGACCTGCGTAGGGGATTCCTACCTCCAAAGACTTACGGAACTAATCATCtccaaaatccaaaaatatttgacaataatCGATTTCCATACAATCAACCCATTAATTTTCCTAATCAATTTCAAAACGGgtttgttttaaatgaacaacACAGATCTTTGGAACAACCAAGACAACAAGGGAACAGTTTTTTTCCGAATCAACGTCAACCACATAGAACCTATGATTTTGTATCACACAGTAGAATAAGAGGTTTACCAGAAGGTCAAAACTATTTTGCTATGTAA